The following are from one region of the Stanieria cyanosphaera PCC 7437 genome:
- a CDS encoding TM0106 family RecB-like putative nuclease has translation MLLTDEQILNFKRCRRRTYLDTYGNLQEKDATKEFLLKLKKEHQAHINNVIACLGLNYHQPIASSTQWWDKAAETLALMQQGVDCIYDGKLALRAFNWRSLWEDNVEHSNSTEEIVFLASPTLLIKQPGSSIFGDWVYLPINVKLGRRPKPEYKLIATFQAQILATIQGVLPSQSQLILRQQDSYLIDLEYWLPKMRAIVADCLEMLSVEAEPEVFISRQRCNLCHWYSHCYNQAKSQQHLSLIPGVTPKRYEYLISIGIETVESLADLTHRNLEENIGTDIAIQLKKQALAILQQQPILKSELNSVIKKTITHAGIELYFDIEAEPDLNLDYLLGVLVVDKQNKSEKFYPFLAENPESERIIWQQFLDLVNLYPYAPIYHYSEYEVDTIKRLGKLYGTQKKHILSIISRSVDLHSLITKSVFLPVENYSLKTLANWIGFQWRDPGASGDQCVCWYDGWLTTKNRSLLEAILRYNEDDCRATRYLKDWLVEFTLQSPITKN, from the coding sequence ATGCTATTAACCGATGAACAAATCTTAAATTTCAAACGCTGTCGTCGCCGTACCTATTTAGATACTTATGGTAATCTTCAAGAAAAAGATGCGACTAAAGAGTTTTTGTTGAAGTTGAAAAAAGAACATCAAGCTCATATTAACAATGTGATAGCTTGTCTTGGTTTAAACTATCATCAACCGATCGCTTCCTCAACACAATGGTGGGATAAAGCTGCTGAAACTCTTGCCTTAATGCAGCAAGGAGTAGATTGTATCTATGACGGAAAATTAGCTCTTAGGGCATTTAATTGGCGATCGCTTTGGGAAGACAATGTAGAACATTCTAACTCTACAGAAGAAATTGTTTTTTTGGCAAGTCCTACTTTACTGATCAAACAACCAGGTAGCTCTATTTTTGGTGATTGGGTTTATCTTCCAATCAATGTTAAATTAGGTCGTCGTCCTAAACCAGAATACAAACTAATTGCTACTTTCCAGGCTCAAATTTTAGCGACTATTCAAGGAGTCTTACCCAGTCAATCTCAACTGATTTTACGTCAACAAGATAGCTACTTGATAGACTTAGAATATTGGCTTCCGAAAATGCGAGCGATCGTAGCTGATTGTCTTGAAATGTTATCAGTCGAAGCTGAACCAGAAGTATTTATATCTCGTCAGCGATGTAATTTATGTCATTGGTATAGTCATTGTTATAATCAAGCAAAATCTCAACAGCATTTGTCTTTAATTCCTGGAGTAACTCCTAAACGTTACGAATATCTAATTTCGATTGGAATTGAAACAGTTGAATCTCTGGCCGATTTAACTCATCGCAACCTTGAAGAAAACATTGGTACAGATATTGCTATTCAATTAAAAAAACAAGCACTAGCCATTTTACAACAACAACCAATCTTAAAATCTGAGCTTAATTCAGTCATCAAAAAAACTATTACCCATGCAGGAATTGAATTATATTTTGATATTGAAGCTGAACCAGACCTTAATTTAGATTATCTTTTAGGCGTTTTAGTAGTAGACAAACAAAATAAAAGCGAAAAATTCTATCCGTTTTTAGCAGAAAATCCAGAAAGTGAAAGAATTATTTGGCAACAATTTTTAGATTTAGTTAATCTTTATCCTTACGCACCAATTTATCATTATTCTGAATACGAGGTAGATACAATTAAACGTCTCGGTAAACTTTACGGCACACAAAAAAAACACATTTTATCGATAATATCTCGTTCGGTAGACTTACATTCTTTGATCACTAAATCAGTATTTTTACCTGTAGAAAATTATTCTTTAAAAACTTTAGCTAACTGGATAGGTTTTCAATGGCGTGACCCTGGTGCTAGCGGAGATCAATGCGTATGTTGGTATGATGGATGGTTAACCACCAAGAATCGCTCTTTACTGGAAGCAATCTTACGTTATAACGAAGATGATTGTCGTGCTACTCGTTATCTGAAAGATTGGTTAGTAGAATTTACTTTACAGTCTCCAATAACTAAAAATTGA
- the lnt gene encoding apolipoprotein N-acyltransferase, whose amino-acid sequence MGLAPAPNNFWWLAWIGLVPLWLALFKFKNSLPQTILIASIWGFGFYGLALFWITGIHPMSWMGVPWLASLLIAIFCWLFITCWGTALVVTWSVLMTIITKKFNDLFQSQNISNSCLKVLLGVTLWCSLEALWSYTPLWWTSLASTQSPNNLIILQLGKISGASAITIGIVAVNGFLAEAILIRKRITNLYSKNLFFFLPFGIFFICHLFGFWLYQYPINLDNQQAIKVGIIQGNIPNEIKLSPTGWRKAIEGYTTGYQRLAKQKVDIVLTPETALPFYWENIINNQTSFAQAVLKEKIPAWVGAFGKEGNSYTNSLFTLTGTGKTYSQYDKFKLVPLGEYIPFESVLGKIIDRLSPLDAHLVPGKSNQIFDTPFGRAIAGICYESAFSEHFRRQAKAGGEYIITASNNAHYSSAMPAQHHALDVMRAIETDRWAARATNTGYSAIVDPRGHTLWRSQINQYAIYADTIYRRKTKTLYVKWGDWLTIVLLGLSTIWLCKKNR is encoded by the coding sequence ATGGGACTAGCACCAGCACCTAATAATTTCTGGTGGTTAGCTTGGATTGGTTTAGTTCCACTTTGGTTAGCACTTTTTAAATTTAAAAATTCTTTACCACAAACTATTTTAATTGCTTCAATTTGGGGATTTGGTTTTTATGGATTAGCTTTATTTTGGATTACTGGTATTCATCCCATGAGTTGGATGGGAGTACCTTGGTTAGCTAGTTTATTAATAGCTATTTTTTGTTGGTTATTTATTACTTGTTGGGGAACAGCTTTAGTAGTTACTTGGTCGGTGTTGATGACTATAATTACTAAAAAGTTTAATGATCTTTTTCAATCTCAAAATATTAGCAATTCTTGCTTAAAAGTTTTACTGGGCGTAACGTTATGGTGTAGTTTAGAAGCTTTATGGAGTTATACACCTTTGTGGTGGACTTCCCTTGCTTCTACTCAAAGTCCTAATAATTTAATTATTTTGCAACTTGGTAAAATCTCTGGTGCTAGTGCCATTACCATCGGGATTGTTGCCGTCAACGGTTTCCTAGCCGAAGCAATTTTAATTAGAAAAAGAATTACTAATCTCTACTCAAAAAATTTATTTTTTTTTCTCCCCTTCGGAATATTTTTTATCTGTCATTTATTTGGATTTTGGCTTTATCAATATCCTATTAATCTAGATAATCAACAAGCTATTAAAGTAGGCATTATTCAAGGTAATATTCCTAACGAAATCAAATTATCTCCTACGGGCTGGCGCAAAGCAATTGAAGGTTACACTACAGGTTATCAAAGATTAGCCAAACAAAAAGTTGATATTGTTCTTACTCCCGAAACAGCATTACCTTTTTATTGGGAGAATATTATTAATAATCAAACTTCTTTTGCTCAAGCAGTATTAAAAGAAAAAATTCCTGCTTGGGTTGGTGCTTTTGGTAAAGAAGGTAATAGTTATACTAATAGTTTATTTACGCTTACTGGTACAGGCAAAACCTATAGCCAATACGATAAATTTAAATTAGTTCCATTAGGAGAGTATATTCCTTTTGAATCAGTTTTAGGAAAAATTATCGATCGCCTTTCACCTTTAGATGCTCATTTAGTTCCAGGAAAATCTAATCAAATCTTTGATACTCCATTTGGAAGAGCGATCGCAGGAATTTGTTACGAGTCAGCTTTTTCTGAACATTTTCGTCGTCAAGCTAAAGCAGGAGGCGAGTATATTATTACAGCTTCTAATAATGCTCATTATAGTTCAGCTATGCCTGCCCAACATCATGCTTTGGATGTCATGCGTGCAATTGAAACTGATCGATGGGCAGCTAGAGCAACTAATACAGGGTATTCCGCAATAGTCGATCCTCGCGGACATACTCTATGGCGATCGCAAATTAATCAATACGCAATTTATGCAGATACTATTTATCGCAGAAAAACTAAAACTTTGTATGTTAAATGGGGTGATTGGTTAACTATTGTTTTATTAGGTTTGAGTACAATCTGGTTATGCAAAAAAAATAGGTAA
- a CDS encoding SRPBCC family protein codes for MTDWLEHTVQIEVDVPIETVWGLWSDLEQMPRWMKWIDSVEVLADNPELSRWKLASGGFNFTWLSRIVKLVPGQIIQWESVDGLPNRGAVRFYDRHGSSIVKLTVAYGIPGILGKIMDNLFLGRIVESTLMADMERFKSYALKTKV; via the coding sequence ATGACAGATTGGCTTGAACATACAGTACAAATAGAAGTTGATGTTCCCATCGAAACTGTATGGGGACTGTGGTCTGATTTAGAACAAATGCCACGTTGGATGAAATGGATTGATTCGGTTGAGGTATTAGCAGATAATCCCGAACTATCTCGTTGGAAATTAGCTAGTGGTGGTTTTAACTTTACTTGGTTATCTCGAATTGTTAAACTTGTTCCTGGTCAAATTATTCAATGGGAATCGGTAGATGGTTTACCTAATCGAGGTGCAGTGAGATTTTATGACCGTCATGGTAGTAGTATTGTCAAGTTAACTGTAGCCTATGGTATCCCCGGGATTTTGGGCAAAATTATGGATAATCTTTTTTTGGGGAGAATTGTTGAATCTACTTTGATGGCTGATATGGAAAGATTTAAAAGTTATGCTCTTAAAACAAAAGTTTGA
- the psaC gene encoding photosystem I iron-sulfur center protein PsaC, translating to MSHSVKIYDTCIGCTQCVRACPTDVLEMVPWDGCKAGQIASSPRTEDCVGCKRCETACPTDFLSIRVYLGPETTRSMGLAY from the coding sequence ATGTCTCATAGCGTAAAAATCTACGATACTTGTATTGGTTGTACTCAGTGCGTACGGGCTTGCCCCACGGATGTACTAGAAATGGTGCCTTGGGACGGCTGTAAAGCTGGTCAAATTGCATCCTCTCCTCGTACAGAAGACTGTGTAGGTTGTAAGCGGTGTGAAACTGCTTGTCCTACCGACTTTTTAAGTATCCGTGTCTATTTAGGGCCTGAAACTACCCGTAGTATGGGTCTTGCTTACTAA
- a CDS encoding DUF6816 family protein: MVFLLRIALFLLIIFFSYSQVAVASVLADRIEQYPNWNSKPPVQIAKGDLVYPEWINGTWNVTSTLTEQVAPLAPDLVTPGFETNQKYLNQPVNFQVRFGKEYFIADKNLLLPQSFNQIPVVADRVFNSQNIAQAYLGNGSVFKVKVDPENPNQQITLLKGGRKLISTVTERASEIPNAERFIATEVTQQLFRSPQRIYLNKVETTTSYQLIQPDLIKADQFTAIYLSPQDPDYFKAINRPVAIYRYRLSLQRNSPQIS; encoded by the coding sequence ATGGTTTTTTTGCTTCGGATCGCTTTATTTTTATTAATTATTTTTTTTAGTTATAGTCAAGTCGCAGTAGCTTCGGTACTAGCAGATCGAATTGAGCAATATCCCAACTGGAATAGTAAACCACCAGTACAAATTGCTAAGGGAGATTTAGTTTATCCTGAATGGATTAATGGGACTTGGAATGTTACCAGTACTTTAACCGAACAAGTTGCACCTCTAGCACCAGATTTAGTTACGCCTGGGTTTGAAACCAATCAAAAGTATTTAAATCAACCAGTCAACTTTCAGGTAAGATTTGGTAAGGAATATTTTATTGCAGACAAGAATTTATTATTACCCCAAAGTTTTAATCAAATACCAGTAGTTGCAGATCGCGTTTTTAATAGTCAAAATATTGCTCAAGCTTATTTGGGGAATGGTAGCGTTTTCAAAGTTAAAGTCGATCCAGAAAATCCCAATCAACAAATTACTTTGCTCAAAGGCGGACGCAAGTTAATTTCAACTGTAACTGAGCGTGCTAGTGAAATACCAAATGCAGAGCGATTTATTGCTACAGAAGTCACTCAACAATTATTCCGCAGTCCCCAAAGAATTTATTTAAATAAAGTAGAAACTACTACCTCTTATCAATTAATTCAACCAGATTTAATCAAAGCTGACCAGTTTACCGCAATTTATCTTTCTCCTCAAGACCCTGATTATTTTAAAGCAATTAATCGTCCTGTGGCTATCTATCGTTATCGTTTAAGTTTACAAAGAAATTCACCACAAATTTCATGA
- a CDS encoding DUF3747 domain-containing protein has product MMTFIQRTKLLALALGAIALPLFTSTSKAVAFEEQAVNSGQFLAVAVPFGYKEYRLEIIEQIPGKQPCWQESGSGPVTVNLLLNNFDYTGSCKRITNTNGYTLRLNGQDDAVSYVNKIVERNGELQLIAFHKDPKLPDLTIGRTKGLTANAMRVFLEPGWQITKRVHQGQVVDHVYLSGNSTTANNPVPFNFSNSNLSITSPTPNNPSASSFPTNPQAANTTVNPTPVLSGSTIMDGVSQVYQGVVSPILGSIVGGVTGGTPQATSQAACQPGSAVWTDSGTAQQVAVLADGTVQLGNQQVNIKPILTNNGINPEQFLSGPNSAQLDFDGDGAVEEFKIQQPPQACTSTGY; this is encoded by the coding sequence ATGATGACATTTATTCAACGGACAAAATTATTAGCTTTAGCTTTAGGAGCGATCGCTCTTCCACTTTTTACCTCTACTTCCAAAGCAGTCGCTTTTGAAGAACAAGCAGTTAATTCAGGACAATTTTTAGCAGTAGCTGTGCCTTTTGGTTATAAAGAATATCGCTTAGAAATTATCGAGCAAATTCCTGGTAAACAACCTTGTTGGCAAGAAAGTGGTTCTGGTCCGGTTACAGTAAATTTGTTATTAAATAATTTTGACTATACAGGCAGTTGTAAGCGGATTACCAACACTAATGGTTATACTCTCCGTCTCAACGGACAAGACGATGCAGTTTCCTATGTCAACAAAATAGTCGAACGCAATGGAGAACTACAATTAATTGCCTTTCACAAAGACCCCAAATTACCAGATTTAACTATTGGTAGAACTAAAGGATTAACTGCTAATGCGATGAGAGTTTTTCTTGAACCTGGTTGGCAAATCACTAAAAGAGTTCACCAAGGACAAGTTGTCGATCATGTTTATTTAAGTGGTAATTCTACAACAGCTAATAATCCTGTTCCCTTTAATTTTAGTAATTCCAATCTTAGTATCACTAGTCCAACTCCAAATAATCCCTCAGCTAGCTCTTTCCCTACTAATCCTCAAGCAGCAAATACAACAGTTAATCCAACTCCAGTACTAAGTGGCAGCACAATTATGGATGGAGTTTCGCAAGTATATCAAGGCGTTGTTAGTCCAATTTTAGGGTCAATCGTGGGAGGAGTGACTGGTGGTACTCCTCAAGCTACTAGTCAAGCTGCTTGTCAACCTGGTAGTGCGGTTTGGACTGATTCTGGTACAGCACAACAAGTAGCAGTACTAGCGGATGGAACAGTTCAGTTGGGTAATCAGCAGGTAAATATCAAACCAATCTTGACGAATAATGGTATTAATCCTGAACAGTTTTTATCCGGCCCTAATTCGGCGCAACTAGATTTTGATGGTGATGGTGCAGTCGAAGAATTCAAAATTCAACAACCACCCCAAGCTTGTACCTCTACAGGTTATTAG
- a CDS encoding aminotransferase class V-fold PLP-dependent enzyme: protein MTSSFQTTTIEQHRQQFPGLHNKTYFNFGGQGMMARPALDAIMNAHEYIQQVGPFSVEINAWIGKNIARLRTTIAEELATTPETITIAENVTAGCNIPLWGINWQAGEQILMTDCEHPGVIATVGEIARRFGVEVVICPILKTLNQGDPVAIIEQHLTPQTRLVVLSHLLWNTGQVLPLAEIVQLCHTYPASNNKIQVLVDGAQSVGCLALNLPQLQVDYYAFTGHKWLCGPAGVGGLYISPEAFSQLQPTFIGWRGVETDAQGQPQQWKEDGRKFEVATSAYPEYEGLRQAIATNQRWGDAKARYQRICQLSSYLWERLTQIKAIKCLKDTPPQSGLVSFQIKENPNHDALVKSLEAQGFFLRTIYHPDCIRACVHYLTLPEEIDRLVEAIEASF from the coding sequence ATGACTAGCAGTTTCCAGACAACTACAATCGAACAACATCGACAGCAGTTTCCTGGACTACATAATAAAACTTATTTTAACTTTGGCGGTCAAGGAATGATGGCTCGCCCTGCCTTAGACGCAATTATGAACGCTCATGAATATATTCAACAAGTGGGGCCATTTTCTGTAGAAATTAATGCTTGGATTGGCAAAAATATTGCTCGTTTAAGAACCACGATTGCCGAAGAATTAGCAACTACACCCGAAACAATTACGATCGCAGAAAATGTAACTGCTGGTTGTAATATTCCACTCTGGGGGATAAATTGGCAAGCGGGTGAGCAAATTTTAATGACTGATTGCGAACATCCAGGAGTAATTGCTACTGTCGGCGAAATTGCTCGTCGTTTTGGGGTTGAAGTAGTTATTTGTCCGATTTTAAAAACTTTAAATCAAGGCGATCCTGTCGCCATTATTGAGCAACATCTTACTCCTCAGACTCGTTTAGTAGTGTTGAGTCATTTGTTATGGAATACGGGACAAGTTTTACCTCTAGCAGAAATAGTTCAACTTTGTCATACTTATCCTGCGAGTAACAACAAAATTCAAGTCTTAGTAGATGGGGCGCAGTCAGTTGGTTGTTTGGCTTTAAATTTACCTCAATTACAAGTAGATTATTATGCTTTTACTGGGCATAAATGGTTATGTGGCCCTGCTGGAGTAGGCGGATTGTATATTAGTCCTGAAGCTTTTAGTCAACTGCAACCGACTTTTATTGGTTGGCGTGGCGTAGAAACCGATGCCCAGGGACAACCGCAACAGTGGAAAGAAGACGGGAGAAAATTTGAAGTTGCTACTTCTGCTTATCCTGAATATGAAGGGTTAAGACAAGCGATCGCAACTAATCAACGATGGGGTGATGCTAAAGCACGCTATCAAAGAATTTGTCAATTAAGTAGTTATCTGTGGGAAAGATTAACTCAAATTAAAGCAATTAAGTGTTTAAAAGATACTCCCCCTCAATCAGGATTGGTTTCTTTTCAAATTAAAGAGAATCCTAATCACGACGCTTTAGTCAAATCTTTAGAAGCTCAAGGATTTTTTCTCAGAACTATTTATCATCCCGATTGCATTCGCGCCTGTGTTCATTATCTAACTTTACCTGAAGAGATTGATCGATTAGTTGAGGCAATTGAGGCGAGTTTTTAA
- the miaA gene encoding tRNA (adenosine(37)-N6)-dimethylallyltransferase MiaA: protein MLIVICGATASGKSRLALELAQRLNTIIISADSRQVYQKFNIGTAKPSVTEQKLVPHYLIDICEPTENFTLAEYQIKAQNLISDAANDPPLLVGGTGLYIKSITKGLKIPRVSPQPELRSQLITLGQTQLYAWLTQVDAIAAQKIHPNDQVRTLRALEVFYVTGKPISQQQGENPPDYPILQIGLDGEVEELNRRIAIRTHQMIELGLVKEVAYLIQKYGQDLPLLNTLGYAEIKQYLAGDISLAEAIDLTILHTRQFAKRQRTWFRAYPEIEWFDVNNRNLLELVWQKIQEFSQSIVKIT from the coding sequence ATGCTGATAGTCATTTGTGGTGCTACGGCTAGTGGTAAATCGAGATTAGCTCTAGAATTAGCTCAACGTCTCAATACAATAATTATTAGTGCTGATTCTCGCCAAGTGTATCAAAAGTTTAATATTGGTACAGCCAAACCTTCAGTTACAGAACAAAAATTAGTACCGCATTACTTAATTGATATTTGCGAACCAACGGAAAATTTTACTTTAGCTGAATATCAAATAAAAGCACAAAATTTAATTTCTGATGCTGCCAACGATCCTCCTTTATTAGTAGGAGGAACTGGGTTATATATCAAATCAATTACTAAAGGCTTAAAAATACCAAGAGTATCGCCTCAACCCGAATTGCGATCGCAACTGATTACTTTAGGACAAACTCAACTATATGCTTGGTTAACTCAAGTCGATGCGATCGCAGCACAAAAAATTCATCCTAACGATCAAGTTAGAACATTAAGAGCTTTAGAAGTATTTTATGTCACGGGTAAGCCGATTTCCCAACAACAAGGAGAAAATCCCCCTGATTATCCTATTTTACAAATTGGTTTAGATGGTGAAGTGGAAGAATTGAACCGTCGCATCGCAATTAGAACTCATCAAATGATCGAATTAGGATTAGTAAAAGAAGTAGCATATTTAATTCAAAAATACGGTCAAGATTTACCTTTATTAAATACTTTAGGTTATGCCGAAATTAAACAGTATTTAGCAGGAGATATTTCTTTAGCTGAAGCGATAGACTTAACAATTTTGCACACTCGTCAATTTGCTAAACGTCAGCGCACTTGGTTTAGAGCTTATCCCGAAATTGAATGGTTTGATGTCAATAATCGCAATTTATTAGAATTAGTTTGGCAAAAAATCCAAGAGTTTAGCCAATCTATTGTCAAAATAACGTAA